In Promicromonospora sp. Populi, one genomic interval encodes:
- a CDS encoding beta-ketoacyl synthase N-terminal-like domain-containing protein: protein MDSHEHLKTVVDLLRRRAQDEPDRVGYRFLTFVRGAEPEDTSMTYGELDARARAVAVTLSESAEPGDRVLLMTSPGLDYVTYFYGCLYAGLVAVPAYPPTATRHLRRIESIVADSRARIVVTDADLPAGSVDGMPGVTLLDVGAAPADGRERGWRPPDVAPGDVAFLQYTSGSTAAPKGVMVTHANLLANSVTACETFKIDADSVCVTWVPPYHDMGLIGGIVFPLYGRMESVLMAPASFIRDPAVWLQTISRLRATHSSGPSFAYDLCVHRVSDEVRAQLDLSTWTHALNGAEPVRAEVIDRFAERFASAGFRKEAFQPCYGLAEGTLVVSGAKSGARSGGEPVIREVSEPGLGEGLMRPRSGDEATLRLVSSGQVGPGVEVVLVDEATLLPVADGGVGRLWVQGAAVAAGYFDDAERTAQTFANHLATGEGPYLDTGDLGALIDGELFVTGRASDLMIFTGRNVYPQDVEATSVESHPALAALRTAAFSVEHDGSEVLVVVQEVPPAPLKDPVARQEIAAVVRRAVLREHRIPVHELVLVPRRSLPVTSSGKIRRRDTKASYLAGELASELAGELAGERAGEPAGVLAGEPTAPEPATSDDRAPAGAGLPTGTPAAAPSAAATSTAATPTAATPTPPTANEIEDRLRHLVAEHSGLDLTKVDAGADLADLGLDSVRAVMIAGILSDWLGTDVPPTFAWEHGSISAVAAALAGESPDAAALAETPDLGRAPAPAGAADPRAGTGTDSGTHSGTHSGTHTDPRTEPIAVIGIGCRFPGGVQGPEAFWDLLVQGRSGVVDVPEDRWDLGSVFDPLPGAPGRTYSRHLGALGGIRRFDAGLFGIPDAEAVKIDPQHRLLLETAWEALEDAGIAPDSLRGSRTGVFVGMSGSDYERLTLRSGDLAQIDAYTATGSAGNFGANRISYTFGLTGPSLVVDTACSSSLVAAHLAVQSLRSGEVDSALVGGVNLVLTPDSTVALSQGRMLSPEGACKAFDASADGYVRGDGCGVVVLRRLSDVGPDDRVVGVIRGSAVNQDGRSNGLTAPSGNAQQAVVRAALDAARVTSDEVGYVEAHGTGTPLGDPIEVRALAAALGTADRPRPLPIGSVKTNIGHLEAAAGIAGLVKVLLAVERGMIPRHLNLTTPSPHIAWDELGVTVPGNSVRWADPVRVAGVSSFGFGGTNAHVVVQSPPARSSAGVATGTPALSTADTPADTPEPVVVKLSGADDAAVRATAVRLAERVSVSLADGTSDAERLRGFAWAAGAGRADLAVRSAVVAESGPELLSGLLRVAIGDGDLNRVVGSPPRVAFLAPGHGLPVAGCLAGLYGRVPVITEVIDSLGGPAELPLSVLVTNDRSATEALASTHVTQPALYAAAVALGAWWRSAGVEPSMVLGHSVGAYAAAALAGVFSVEDGYRLVTERGRLMADDAPEGAMVLLRCRPEDLAGLGPLVSGAVEVAVHNSPHDTVVSGDPDGVAEVLETMARRDVRGIRLGVNRAFHSHHMDPVLDGLRAAFDRVQLRLPAVPMVSDATGELVGPEVATSDYWVRHTREPVQFGAALGAARAAGARVVLELGPGGLLPLLDRNEAGGEAQSGSQSGVQSGMQGGSQSGTRGKAQRGRPMRGLASVSTTGPARALREAYAQYWREGGHVDWSAVTPRPAHVPQLPTYPFQGRDYWLPEAPAPAQALAPAQAPAVAPPAAVHPAGPAGPAGPAGPSDQLNGRPSDRPTNHPSDHPANHEPHGTPATAAWPPAQPDAYPAVVLPEAADRILALPADEAPLTSSVEVLELLQERLAPALGLDRPDQLDPDASLFDLGLTSFMVVELRSELERRLGREIPATVVFDHPTVRRLADHLSSGLLPSELAEGSPDDDLDALANSLTNGQVANRAIGGERA, encoded by the coding sequence ATGGACTCGCACGAGCATCTCAAGACTGTCGTGGATCTCCTGCGTCGGCGTGCGCAGGATGAGCCCGACCGGGTGGGTTACCGGTTCTTGACATTCGTCCGGGGCGCCGAGCCCGAGGACACGTCCATGACGTACGGCGAGCTCGACGCCCGTGCCCGGGCCGTCGCTGTCACGCTGTCCGAGTCCGCGGAACCGGGTGACCGCGTGCTCCTGATGACGTCACCGGGCCTGGACTACGTCACCTACTTCTACGGCTGTCTCTACGCCGGCCTCGTCGCGGTGCCGGCCTACCCGCCGACGGCCACTCGCCACCTGCGCCGGATCGAGTCCATCGTCGCGGACTCCCGGGCCCGCATCGTCGTCACTGACGCAGACCTTCCCGCGGGAAGTGTCGACGGGATGCCAGGGGTAACCCTGCTCGACGTCGGCGCGGCTCCCGCCGACGGCCGGGAGCGCGGCTGGCGCCCGCCCGACGTCGCTCCGGGCGACGTGGCGTTCCTCCAGTACACCTCCGGGTCGACGGCGGCCCCTAAGGGCGTGATGGTGACCCACGCGAACCTGCTGGCGAACTCCGTGACCGCCTGCGAGACGTTCAAGATCGACGCCGACAGCGTGTGTGTCACCTGGGTCCCGCCTTACCACGACATGGGCCTCATCGGCGGGATCGTCTTTCCGCTGTACGGCCGCATGGAGTCGGTGCTCATGGCGCCCGCCTCGTTCATCCGTGACCCTGCGGTGTGGCTCCAGACCATCTCCCGGCTCCGGGCCACGCACAGCTCCGGGCCCAGCTTCGCCTACGACCTGTGTGTGCACCGGGTGTCCGACGAGGTCCGCGCCCAGCTCGACCTGTCTACCTGGACCCACGCGCTCAACGGTGCCGAGCCGGTCCGCGCCGAGGTGATCGACCGGTTCGCCGAGCGGTTCGCGAGCGCCGGGTTCCGCAAGGAGGCGTTCCAGCCGTGCTACGGCCTTGCGGAGGGCACGCTCGTAGTCTCCGGCGCCAAGTCCGGCGCGAGATCCGGCGGGGAGCCGGTGATCCGGGAGGTCTCCGAGCCCGGTCTGGGTGAGGGGCTGATGCGGCCGCGATCGGGCGACGAGGCGACGCTCCGGCTCGTCAGCAGCGGCCAGGTCGGACCCGGGGTCGAGGTAGTCCTGGTCGACGAGGCGACCTTGCTGCCGGTCGCCGACGGCGGTGTCGGTCGCCTCTGGGTGCAGGGCGCGGCTGTCGCCGCTGGGTATTTCGACGACGCCGAGCGGACCGCGCAGACCTTCGCCAACCACCTTGCCACCGGTGAAGGGCCGTACCTGGACACGGGTGACCTCGGCGCGCTGATCGACGGCGAGCTCTTCGTCACCGGTCGGGCCAGCGACCTGATGATCTTCACCGGCCGCAACGTCTATCCCCAGGACGTGGAGGCGACGAGCGTGGAGAGCCACCCCGCTCTGGCTGCGCTGCGTACCGCGGCGTTCTCCGTCGAACATGATGGGAGCGAGGTGCTCGTCGTCGTCCAGGAGGTGCCGCCCGCTCCGCTGAAGGATCCTGTCGCCCGGCAGGAGATCGCCGCGGTCGTGCGCCGGGCCGTGCTGCGCGAGCACCGGATCCCGGTCCACGAGCTCGTCCTGGTGCCCCGGCGGAGCCTTCCCGTCACGTCGAGCGGCAAGATCCGCCGTCGCGACACCAAGGCGTCGTACCTGGCCGGCGAACTAGCCAGCGAGCTGGCCGGCGAACTGGCTGGCGAGCGAGCCGGGGAACCGGCCGGCGTGCTGGCCGGCGAGCCGACCGCTCCCGAACCGGCCACCTCGGACGACCGGGCCCCTGCGGGCGCCGGCCTCCCGACCGGCACGCCCGCCGCAGCGCCGTCCGCCGCAGCGACATCAACAGCAGCGACACCCACCGCGGCGACACCAACCCCACCGACGGCCAACGAGATCGAGGACCGCCTGCGCCACCTGGTCGCCGAGCACAGCGGGCTGGACCTCACCAAGGTCGACGCCGGGGCCGACCTGGCCGACCTCGGCCTGGACAGCGTGCGGGCGGTCATGATCGCCGGGATCCTGTCGGACTGGCTCGGCACGGACGTCCCCCCGACGTTCGCGTGGGAGCACGGATCGATCAGCGCCGTGGCCGCGGCGCTGGCCGGGGAGTCCCCGGACGCGGCCGCGCTCGCCGAGACCCCAGACCTCGGCCGAGCGCCCGCTCCTGCCGGTGCGGCCGACCCGCGCGCCGGAACAGGCACAGACTCAGGCACACACTCAGGCACACACTCAGGCACACACACCGACCCGCGCACCGAGCCCATAGCGGTCATCGGCATCGGCTGCCGCTTCCCTGGCGGGGTACAGGGACCCGAGGCGTTCTGGGACCTCCTCGTCCAGGGGCGGTCCGGCGTCGTCGACGTGCCGGAGGACCGGTGGGACCTCGGTTCCGTCTTCGACCCCCTCCCCGGCGCGCCCGGCCGTACCTACTCCCGACACCTCGGCGCCCTGGGCGGGATACGGCGGTTCGACGCCGGCCTGTTCGGCATCCCTGACGCCGAGGCGGTCAAGATCGATCCGCAGCACCGCCTGCTGCTCGAGACGGCCTGGGAGGCGCTGGAGGACGCGGGCATCGCACCCGACTCCCTCCGGGGCAGCCGGACCGGCGTGTTCGTCGGGATGAGCGGGTCCGACTACGAGCGGCTGACCCTGCGCTCGGGCGACCTCGCGCAGATCGATGCGTACACGGCCACGGGAAGCGCCGGGAACTTCGGCGCCAACCGGATCTCCTACACCTTCGGGCTGACCGGGCCCAGCCTTGTCGTCGATACCGCCTGCTCGTCGTCGCTCGTCGCCGCGCACCTCGCGGTGCAGAGCCTGCGGTCCGGCGAGGTCGACTCCGCCCTGGTCGGCGGGGTCAACCTCGTGCTCACCCCCGACTCGACGGTGGCGCTCTCCCAGGGCCGGATGCTCTCCCCGGAGGGGGCGTGCAAGGCGTTCGACGCCTCCGCCGACGGGTACGTGCGGGGCGACGGGTGCGGTGTAGTGGTGCTGCGTCGTTTGTCCGACGTCGGGCCCGACGACCGTGTGGTGGGGGTGATCCGCGGCTCCGCCGTGAACCAGGACGGCCGGAGCAACGGGCTCACCGCACCGAGCGGCAACGCCCAGCAGGCAGTGGTCCGGGCGGCGCTGGACGCCGCGCGGGTCACGTCCGACGAGGTCGGGTACGTCGAGGCGCACGGGACCGGGACGCCGCTCGGCGACCCGATCGAGGTCCGGGCGCTCGCCGCGGCCCTCGGCACGGCCGACCGGCCGCGCCCGCTGCCCATCGGCTCGGTCAAGACCAACATCGGGCACCTGGAGGCCGCCGCGGGCATCGCCGGCCTTGTCAAGGTGCTGCTCGCCGTCGAGCGCGGCATGATTCCCCGGCACCTCAACCTCACGACGCCCAGCCCGCACATCGCGTGGGACGAGCTCGGCGTGACGGTGCCGGGCAACAGCGTGCGCTGGGCGGACCCGGTGCGCGTGGCGGGCGTCTCGTCGTTCGGCTTCGGCGGCACGAACGCGCACGTAGTGGTCCAGAGCCCTCCGGCGCGGTCCAGCGCCGGCGTCGCTACCGGCACCCCGGCGCTGTCGACGGCGGACACCCCGGCCGACACCCCGGAACCCGTAGTGGTCAAGCTCAGCGGGGCTGACGACGCCGCCGTGCGGGCGACCGCCGTGCGCCTCGCCGAGCGGGTCTCGGTGTCCCTCGCCGACGGGACGTCCGACGCCGAACGTCTGCGCGGCTTCGCGTGGGCCGCGGGGGCCGGGCGGGCCGACCTGGCAGTCCGGTCGGCGGTCGTCGCGGAGTCCGGCCCCGAGCTGCTCAGCGGGCTGCTCCGCGTCGCGATCGGCGACGGCGACCTCAACCGCGTCGTCGGCTCGCCGCCCCGGGTCGCGTTCCTGGCCCCGGGGCACGGCCTGCCCGTCGCAGGCTGCCTCGCCGGTCTCTACGGGCGCGTCCCTGTGATCACCGAGGTGATCGACAGCCTCGGCGGACCGGCCGAGCTGCCGCTGTCCGTGCTCGTCACGAACGACCGGTCCGCCACTGAGGCCCTTGCCTCCACCCACGTCACCCAGCCGGCCCTGTACGCGGCCGCGGTCGCACTGGGCGCCTGGTGGCGCTCGGCCGGCGTGGAGCCCTCCATGGTGCTGGGACACAGCGTGGGCGCGTACGCGGCGGCGGCACTCGCGGGTGTGTTCTCGGTTGAGGACGGCTACCGGCTCGTCACCGAGCGTGGTCGGCTCATGGCCGACGACGCGCCCGAGGGCGCCATGGTGCTGTTGCGCTGCCGCCCGGAGGACCTCGCGGGCCTGGGGCCGCTGGTCTCCGGCGCCGTCGAGGTGGCGGTGCACAACAGCCCGCACGACACCGTCGTGTCGGGGGACCCGGACGGCGTCGCCGAGGTGCTGGAGACGATGGCGCGCCGCGACGTGCGGGGCATCCGGCTCGGCGTTAATCGCGCGTTCCATTCGCACCACATGGACCCGGTGCTCGACGGTCTCCGGGCGGCCTTCGATCGAGTACAGCTCCGGTTGCCCGCCGTCCCGATGGTCTCCGACGCGACCGGTGAGCTCGTCGGCCCCGAGGTGGCCACCAGCGACTACTGGGTCCGGCATACGCGCGAGCCCGTGCAGTTCGGCGCGGCGCTCGGCGCCGCCCGCGCCGCCGGAGCTCGGGTGGTCCTAGAGCTCGGTCCGGGCGGCCTGCTCCCGCTCCTCGACCGGAACGAGGCCGGGGGAGAGGCACAGAGCGGGTCGCAGAGCGGGGTACAGAGCGGGATGCAAGGCGGGTCGCAGAGCGGCACACGTGGAAAGGCGCAGAGAGGGCGTCCCATGCGCGGGCTGGCATCGGTCTCGACGACGGGGCCGGCTCGGGCGTTGCGGGAGGCGTACGCGCAGTACTGGCGGGAGGGCGGCCACGTGGACTGGAGCGCGGTGACCCCGCGCCCGGCACACGTGCCGCAGCTGCCGACCTACCCGTTCCAGGGCCGGGACTACTGGCTGCCCGAGGCACCGGCACCGGCACAGGCACTGGCACCGGCACAAGCACCCGCCGTCGCGCCGCCCGCCGCCGTCCACCCGGCCGGTCCGGCCGGACCCGCTGGCCCGGCCGGACCGAGCGATCAGCTGAACGGTCGACCGAGCGATCGCCCGACCAATCATCCGAGCGATCACCCAGCTAATCATGAACCGCACGGCACCCCCGCGACCGCGGCGTGGCCCCCCGCGCAGCCGGACGCCTACCCCGCCGTCGTGCTCCCGGAAGCGGCCGACCGCATCCTCGCGCTCCCGGCGGACGAGGCGCCCCTGACGAGCTCGGTCGAGGTGCTCGAGCTCCTCCAGGAGCGGCTCGCCCCGGCCCTCGGCCTCGACCGGCCCGACCAGCTCGATCCCGACGCGTCGCTCTTCGACCTCGGCCTGACGTCCTTCATGGTCGTCGAGCTGCGCAGCGAGCTGGAGCGACGGCTCGGGCGCGAGATTCCGGCGACCGTCGTCTTCGACCACCCGACGGTCCGGCGGCTCGCCGACCATCTGTCCAGCGGACTCCTGCCCAGCGAGCTCGCCGAAGG